In a single window of the Streptomyces sp. HUAS ZL42 genome:
- a CDS encoding response regulator, which translates to MGKTRTRWPVPTYSRVVPGASGRVLVVDDNKVIRQLIRVNLELEGLEVVTAADGAECLDVVHQVRPDVVTLDVVMPRLDGLRTAARLRADPRTRDLPLAIVSACTQYEVETGLDVGVDAFLAKPFEPTELVQLVRQLVERRRARGSGGASASVLESALGDEDSEPVGHAGG; encoded by the coding sequence GTGGGGAAAACCCGGACGCGATGGCCGGTCCCGACCTACTCTCGAGTTGTGCCAGGCGCGTCGGGTCGGGTGCTTGTTGTGGACGACAACAAGGTCATCCGCCAGTTGATCAGGGTCAATCTCGAGCTGGAGGGGCTCGAGGTCGTGACCGCGGCCGATGGTGCCGAGTGTCTGGATGTCGTTCATCAGGTGCGGCCCGACGTAGTCACCCTGGATGTGGTCATGCCGCGGCTGGACGGGCTTCGGACTGCCGCTCGGCTGCGTGCCGATCCGCGGACCCGTGATCTTCCCCTCGCCATCGTCAGTGCCTGCACACAGTACGAGGTCGAAACCGGGCTCGATGTCGGCGTCGACGCCTTCCTCGCCAAACCCTTCGAGCCGACGGAACTCGTACAGCTCGTACGGCAGTTGGTCGAGCGGAGGCGTGCCCGGGGGAGTGGCGGGGCGAGTGCCTCGGTGTTGGAGAGCGCGCTGGGCGACGAGGACAGCGAGCCGGTCGGCCACGCCGGCGGCTGA
- the thrB gene encoding homoserine kinase: MAGPAFRAAAVRVRVPATSANLGPGFDALGLSLGLYDDVVVRVADAGLHIDIAGEGGETLPRDESHLLVRSLRTAFDLLGGQPRGLEIVCANRIPHGRGLGSSSAAICAGIVAARAVTIGGEARLDDAALLELATEIEGHPDNVAACLLGGFTLSWMEAGAARAIRMEPADSIVPVVFVPGKPVLTETARGLLPRTVPHVDAAVNAGRAALLVEALTRRPELLLPATEDRLHQEYRAPAMPESAALVERLRADGIPAVISGAGPTVLALANDDSADKVAHLAGDGWAANRLELDAQGAVVLPLAPSGDI; this comes from the coding sequence ATGGCCGGTCCAGCGTTCCGCGCCGCCGCCGTCCGGGTGCGCGTCCCCGCCACCAGCGCCAACCTCGGCCCGGGCTTCGACGCCCTCGGCCTGTCGCTGGGGCTCTACGACGACGTGGTCGTCCGGGTGGCCGACGCCGGGCTGCACATCGACATCGCGGGTGAGGGCGGCGAGACGCTGCCACGTGACGAGAGCCACCTTCTCGTACGCTCCCTGCGTACCGCCTTCGACCTGCTGGGCGGCCAGCCGCGCGGACTGGAGATCGTCTGCGCCAACCGCATCCCGCACGGCCGCGGCCTGGGCTCCTCCTCCGCCGCCATCTGCGCCGGCATCGTCGCCGCGCGCGCCGTGACCATAGGCGGCGAGGCCAGGCTCGACGACGCGGCCCTCCTGGAGCTCGCCACCGAGATCGAGGGCCACCCCGACAATGTGGCGGCCTGTCTGCTCGGCGGTTTCACGCTCTCCTGGATGGAGGCCGGTGCCGCGCGGGCGATCAGGATGGAGCCCGCCGATTCCATCGTTCCGGTGGTTTTCGTGCCCGGAAAGCCGGTCCTGACCGAGACCGCGCGCGGCCTGCTCCCGCGCACCGTGCCGCACGTCGACGCCGCCGTGAACGCGGGCCGGGCGGCCCTGCTCGTCGAGGCCCTGACCAGGCGCCCCGAGCTGCTGCTGCCCGCCACCGAGGACCGCCTCCACCAGGAGTACCGCGCACCGGCCATGCCGGAAAGCGCGGCGCTGGTGGAGCGGCTGAGAGCGGACGGCATCCCCGCGGTGATCTCCGGCGCGGGCCCCACCGTGCTGGCGCTGGCCAACGACGACAGCGCCGACAAGGTGGCCCATCTGGCGGGCGACGGCTGGGCCGCCAACCGCCTGGAGCTCGACGCGCAGGGAGCGGTCGTGCTGCCGCTCGCACCCTCCGGTGACATTTAA
- a CDS encoding homoserine dehydrogenase, with the protein MMRTRPLKVALLGCGVVGSEVARIMTTHADDLAARIGAPVELAGVAVRRPSKVREGIDPSLVTTDATALVKRGDIDVVVEVIGGIEPARTLITTAFEHGASVVSANKALLAQDGAALHAAAEEHDKDLYYEAAVAGAIPLIRPLRESLAGDKVNRVLGIVNGTTNFILDKMDSTGAGYQEALDEATALGYAEADPTADVEGFDAAAKAAILAGIAFHTRVRLDDVYREGMTEVTAADFASAREMGCTIKLLAICERAEDGESVTARVHPAMIPLSHPLASVRGAYNAVFVESDASGQLMFYGPGAGGAPTASAVLGDLVAVCRNRLSEATGPGESAYAALPVSPMGDVVTRYHISLDVADKPGVLAQVATVFAEHGVSIDTVRQQGKDGEASLVVVTHRASDASLSGTVEALRKLDTVRGVASIMRVEGE; encoded by the coding sequence ATGATGCGTACGCGTCCGCTGAAGGTGGCGCTGCTGGGCTGTGGGGTTGTCGGCTCAGAGGTGGCGCGCATCATGACGACGCACGCCGACGACCTCGCCGCCAGGATCGGCGCCCCGGTGGAGCTGGCGGGCGTGGCCGTCCGCCGGCCCTCCAAGGTCAGGGAGGGCATCGACCCGAGCCTGGTCACCACCGACGCCACCGCGCTCGTCAAACGTGGGGACATCGACGTCGTCGTCGAGGTCATCGGCGGTATCGAGCCCGCCCGTACCCTCATCACCACCGCCTTCGAGCACGGGGCGTCCGTCGTCTCCGCCAACAAGGCCCTCCTGGCCCAGGACGGGGCCGCCCTGCACGCCGCCGCCGAGGAGCACGACAAGGACCTCTACTACGAGGCCGCTGTCGCCGGTGCCATCCCGCTGATCCGGCCGCTGCGCGAGTCGCTCGCCGGCGACAAGGTCAACCGGGTGCTCGGCATCGTCAACGGGACCACCAACTTCATCCTCGACAAGATGGATTCCACTGGGGCGGGGTATCAGGAGGCGCTCGACGAGGCCACCGCCCTGGGGTACGCGGAGGCCGACCCGACCGCCGACGTCGAGGGGTTCGACGCCGCCGCCAAGGCCGCCATCCTCGCCGGAATCGCCTTCCACACGCGCGTGCGTCTCGACGACGTCTACCGCGAGGGCATGACCGAGGTCACCGCCGCGGACTTCGCCTCCGCCAGGGAGATGGGCTGCACCATCAAGCTGCTCGCCATCTGCGAGCGGGCCGAGGACGGGGAGTCCGTCACCGCGCGCGTGCACCCCGCGATGATTCCGCTGAGCCACCCGCTCGCCTCCGTGCGCGGCGCGTACAACGCCGTGTTCGTCGAGTCGGATGCTTCCGGACAGCTGATGTTCTACGGGCCCGGCGCCGGCGGCGCCCCCACGGCCTCCGCGGTGCTCGGCGACCTCGTCGCCGTCTGCCGCAACCGCCTCAGCGAGGCCACCGGGCCCGGCGAGTCGGCGTACGCCGCGCTGCCCGTGTCGCCCATGGGGGACGTCGTCACGCGCTACCACATCAGCCTTGACGTTGCCGACAAACCGGGTGTTCTCGCCCAGGTCGCCACCGTGTTCGCCGAGCACGGGGTGTCCATCGATACGGTTCGGCAGCAGGGCAAGGACGGCGAAGCATCCCTCGTCGTCGTGACCCACCGTGCGTCCGACGCATCCCTCTCCGGGACGGTCGAGGCGTTGCGCAAGCTCGACACCGTGCGGGGTGTCGCCAGCATCATGCGGGTTGAAGGAGAGTAA
- the lysA gene encoding diaminopimelate decarboxylase produces the protein MSRSAHPAGPRHADVLPEGHYSAPPTDLNALDPKVWAQTVNRNNEGVLTVGGIDVKQLAEEFGTPAYILDEADFRERARAWRTAFGADADVFYAGKAFLSRAVVRWLHEEGLNLDVCSGGELTTALSGGMPADRIAFHGNNKSADEIERAVRAGVGRIVLDSFQEIVRVAHIAQSLGKRQRVQIRITVGVEAHTHEFIATAHEDQKFGIPLAGGQAAEAVRRALQLDGLELIGIHSHIGSQIFDMSGFEVAAHRVVGLLRDIRDEHGVELPEIDLGGGLGIAYTSDDDPREPHEIAKALTEIVTRECDAARLSTPRISVEPGRAIVGPTAFTLYEVGTIKPLDGLRTYVSVDGGMSDNIRTALYDAEYSVALVSRTSDAEPMLARVVGKHCESGDIVVRDAFLPADLAPGDLIAVPATGAYCRSMASNYNHVLRPPVVAVNDGEARVIVRRETEEDLLRLDVG, from the coding sequence ATGAGCCGTTCCGCACATCCCGCCGGGCCCCGTCACGCCGATGTCCTGCCCGAGGGGCACTACTCCGCTCCGCCCACGGACCTCAACGCCCTCGACCCCAAGGTGTGGGCCCAGACCGTCAACCGGAACAACGAAGGCGTTCTCACCGTCGGCGGCATCGACGTCAAGCAGCTCGCCGAGGAGTTCGGCACGCCCGCCTACATCCTCGACGAGGCCGACTTCCGGGAGCGGGCCCGCGCGTGGCGCACCGCCTTCGGGGCTGACGCCGACGTCTTCTACGCCGGCAAGGCGTTCCTGTCCCGTGCCGTCGTGCGGTGGCTGCACGAGGAGGGGCTCAATCTCGACGTCTGCTCGGGCGGCGAGCTCACCACCGCCCTCTCCGGCGGCATGCCCGCCGACCGCATCGCCTTCCACGGCAACAACAAGTCGGCGGACGAGATCGAAAGGGCCGTCCGCGCCGGCGTCGGGCGCATCGTCCTCGACTCCTTCCAGGAGATCGTCCGCGTCGCGCACATCGCCCAGTCCCTCGGGAAGCGGCAGCGGGTCCAGATCCGTATCACCGTCGGCGTCGAGGCACACACCCACGAGTTCATCGCCACCGCCCACGAAGACCAGAAGTTCGGCATTCCGCTCGCCGGCGGGCAGGCCGCCGAGGCCGTGCGCCGCGCCCTTCAGCTCGACGGGCTCGAGCTGATCGGGATCCACTCCCACATCGGGTCGCAGATCTTCGACATGTCCGGGTTCGAGGTCGCCGCCCATCGTGTGGTCGGCCTGCTCAGGGACATTCGCGACGAGCACGGTGTCGAGCTGCCGGAGATCGACCTCGGCGGCGGGCTCGGTATCGCGTACACGAGTGACGACGATCCTCGCGAACCCCACGAGATCGCCAAGGCGCTGACCGAGATCGTCACCCGCGAGTGCGATGCCGCCCGCCTGAGCACCCCCCGTATCTCCGTCGAGCCGGGCCGTGCCATCGTCGGGCCCACCGCCTTCACGCTGTACGAGGTCGGCACCATCAAGCCGCTCGACGGGCTGCGGACGTACGTCTCCGTCGACGGCGGCATGTCCGACAACATCCGCACCGCGCTGTACGACGCCGAGTACAGCGTCGCCCTCGTCTCCCGCACCTCCGACGCCGAGCCGATGCTCGCCCGCGTCGTCGGCAAGCACTGTGAGAGTGGCGACATCGTGGTGAGGGACGCGTTCCTGCCGGCCGACCTGGCACCGGGTGACCTCATCGCCGTACCCGCCACGGGTGCCTACTGCCGCTCCATGGCCAGCAACTACAACCACGTGCTCCGTCCGCCCGTCGTCGCGGTGAACGACGGCGAGGCCCGTGTGATCGTCCGCCGGGAGACGGAGGAGGACCTCCTGCGTCTCGATGTCGGATGA
- the nrtL gene encoding ArgS-related anticodon-binding protein NrtL yields MTPVELSRTVLHAVRRAVDEGELSVTVPERAVVTVPGPGGCGDYATNIALQLAHPAGQPPRRVAEVLLPYLSHAEGVTDVEITGPGFLNISLDSGSATAGLVRRILGDGLRYGHSDALAGQIVRLHVPYEVRAEVLADTLERVIGSQGGRVEIDHQEPVNLRPVPAPEDPAPLGPDAARWALLHPAPHDRPRISAEHLVQRESNPLFRVRYAHARTRAISRNAADLGFGPESGSESLVADAEPTDSRPRPRPITPIIPITPTAPSTLLLTTLADHPRILTATAAARTPHRLARHLVTVADAALVFLPTVLPRGAEKPSAAHRARLALAEAAGTVLAGGLSLLGIDAPDHL; encoded by the coding sequence GTGACCCCCGTCGAGCTCTCGCGCACCGTGCTGCACGCGGTGCGTCGTGCTGTGGACGAGGGGGAGCTGAGCGTGACTGTTCCCGAGCGGGCCGTGGTGACGGTCCCGGGGCCGGGTGGCTGTGGTGACTACGCCACCAACATCGCCCTGCAGCTCGCCCACCCCGCCGGACAGCCCCCGCGGCGCGTGGCCGAGGTGCTCCTCCCTTATCTCAGCCATGCCGAAGGCGTCACCGACGTCGAGATCACCGGGCCCGGTTTCCTCAACATCAGCCTCGACTCCGGTTCCGCGACGGCCGGTCTTGTGCGCCGCATCCTTGGCGACGGTCTGCGGTACGGGCACTCCGACGCGCTCGCCGGGCAGATCGTCCGGCTCCATGTGCCGTACGAAGTGCGTGCCGAGGTCCTTGCCGACACGCTGGAGCGCGTCATCGGCTCGCAGGGCGGTCGTGTCGAGATCGATCACCAGGAGCCCGTGAACCTACGGCCCGTCCCCGCCCCCGAGGACCCCGCCCCCCTCGGGCCCGACGCCGCCCGCTGGGCCCTGCTCCATCCCGCTCCGCACGACCGGCCCCGGATCAGCGCCGAGCATCTCGTCCAGCGGGAGAGCAATCCCCTCTTCCGCGTCCGTTACGCCCACGCCCGCACCAGGGCCATCAGCCGCAACGCCGCCGACCTCGGTTTCGGACCGGAGTCGGGGTCGGAGTCGCTCGTCGCCGACGCCGAGCCCACCGATTCCCGCCCCCGTCCCCGTCCCATCACCCCCATCATCCCCATCACGCCTACCGCGCCCTCCACCCTTCTCCTCACCACCCTCGCCGACCACCCCCGCATCCTCACCGCCACCGCCGCCGCCCGCACCCCCCACCGTCTCGCCCGGCACCTCGTCACCGTCGCCGATGCCGCCCTCGTCTTCCTGCCCACCGTGCTCCCCCGGGGCGCGGAGAAACCCTCGGCCGCCCACCGTGCCCGGCTCGCCCTCGCCGAAGCCGCCGGGACGGTGCTGGCCGGCGGCCTGTCCCTGCTCGGCATCGACGCACCCGACCACCTCTGA
- the thrC gene encoding threonine synthase, translated as MTHQWRGIIEEYRDRLPVSDTTPVVTLREGGTPLVPAQVLSERTGCEVHLKVEGANPTGSFKDRGMTMAISRAKEEGAKAVICASTGNTSASAAAYAVRAGMVSAVLVPQGKIALGKMGQALVHGAKILQVDGNFDDCLTLARKLSDNYPVALVNSVNPVRIEGQKTASFEIVDMLGDAPDIHVLPVGNAGNITAYWKGYTEYAADGVAKQTPRMWGFQASGSAPIVRGEVVKDPSTIATAIRIGNPASWQYALRARDESGGLIDEVTDREILRAYRLLASQEGVFVEPASAASVAGLLKAAEQGKVDPGQTIVCTVTGNGLKDPDWAVAGAPQPVTVPVDAATAAERLGLV; from the coding sequence ATGACCCACCAGTGGCGCGGAATCATCGAGGAGTACCGGGACCGGCTGCCGGTTTCCGACACCACGCCGGTCGTGACGCTCCGCGAGGGCGGCACGCCCCTCGTGCCCGCGCAGGTGCTCTCCGAGCGCACGGGCTGCGAGGTCCACCTCAAGGTGGAGGGCGCCAACCCCACCGGGTCCTTCAAGGACCGCGGCATGACCATGGCCATCAGCAGGGCCAAGGAGGAGGGCGCGAAGGCCGTCATCTGCGCCTCCACCGGCAACACGTCGGCCTCCGCGGCCGCTTACGCCGTGCGCGCGGGTATGGTTTCGGCCGTTCTCGTTCCGCAGGGGAAGATCGCGCTCGGCAAGATGGGCCAGGCGCTCGTCCACGGCGCCAAGATCCTGCAGGTCGACGGCAACTTCGACGACTGCCTCACCCTTGCCCGCAAGCTCAGCGACAACTACCCGGTGGCGCTGGTCAATTCGGTCAATCCGGTACGTATCGAGGGGCAGAAGACCGCCTCGTTCGAGATCGTGGACATGCTCGGCGACGCCCCGGACATCCACGTCCTGCCGGTGGGCAACGCGGGCAACATCACCGCGTACTGGAAGGGTTACACGGAGTACGCCGCCGACGGTGTCGCGAAGCAGACCCCGCGCATGTGGGGTTTCCAGGCCTCCGGCAGTGCTCCGATCGTGCGCGGCGAGGTCGTCAAGGACCCCTCGACCATCGCCACGGCGATCCGTATCGGCAACCCCGCGTCCTGGCAGTACGCCCTTCGGGCGAGGGACGAGTCCGGCGGTCTCATCGACGAGGTGACGGACCGTGAAATCCTGCGCGCCTACCGGCTGTTGGCCTCGCAGGAGGGTGTCTTCGTGGAGCCCGCGTCCGCCGCGTCCGTCGCCGGCCTGCTGAAGGCCGCCGAGCAGGGCAAGGTCGACCCGGGACAGACCATCGTGTGCACCGTCACCGGCAACGGGCTCAAGGACCCCGACTGGGCCGTCGCGGGCGCCCCGCAGCCCGTCACCGTCCCGGTCGACGCGGCGACGGCGGCCGAGCGCCTCGGGCTCGTCTGA
- the rho gene encoding transcription termination factor Rho, whose protein sequence is MSDTTDLMGARVEETAAAPATDASAPASGAGSRRRRGTGLEGMVLAELQQVASGLGIRGTARMRKSQLIEVIKEAQAGGGAPAAKTASDADATETKPKRRATSRARTGEEAAEKKAEKSAEAPAEKAVAQQQIEIPGQPAAGDEAPAERRRRRVTAEAGSPETVTAEAKSEPKTEAPVQAQPQGEAKGDAGDGEGRRRDRRDRGERGRDRDRRGKGDDQQGQGGQQRQQGQQQGGGRQDRGAGPQDDDDFEGGRRGRRGRYRDRRGRRGRDEIGSEPQIAEDDVLIPVAGILDILDNYAFIRTSGYLPGPNDVYVSLAQVRKNGLRKGDHVTGAVRQPKEGERREKFNALVRLDSVNGMAPEHGRGRPEFNKLTPLYPQDRLRLETDPGVLTTRIIDLVSPIGKGQRGLIVAPPKTGKTMIMQAIANAITHNNPECHLMVVLVDERPEEVTDMQRSVKGEVISSTFDRPAEDHTTVAELAIERAKRLVELGHDVVVLLDSITRLGRAYNLAAPASGRILSGGVDSTALYPPKRFFGAARNIEDGGSLTILATALVDTGSRMDEVIFEEFKGTGNAELKLDRKLADKRIFPAVDVDASGTRKEEILLGNEELAIVWKLRRVLHALDQQQAIELLLDKMKQTKSNAEFLLQIQKTTPMPGNGD, encoded by the coding sequence GTGAGCGACACCACCGATCTGATGGGCGCACGTGTCGAGGAGACCGCTGCCGCGCCCGCCACGGACGCCTCCGCGCCTGCCAGCGGTGCCGGCTCCCGGCGGCGCCGCGGTACCGGCCTCGAGGGCATGGTGCTGGCCGAGCTGCAGCAGGTCGCATCCGGCCTCGGCATCAGGGGCACCGCGCGCATGCGCAAGAGCCAGCTGATCGAGGTCATCAAGGAGGCGCAGGCGGGAGGGGGCGCCCCGGCCGCGAAGACCGCTTCTGACGCCGACGCCACCGAGACCAAGCCGAAGCGCCGCGCCACCTCCCGCGCTCGTACGGGCGAAGAGGCCGCCGAGAAGAAGGCGGAGAAGTCGGCCGAGGCACCCGCCGAGAAGGCCGTGGCCCAGCAGCAGATCGAGATTCCCGGCCAGCCCGCCGCAGGCGACGAGGCCCCCGCGGAGCGCAGGCGCCGCCGGGTCACCGCCGAGGCCGGCAGCCCGGAGACGGTCACCGCCGAGGCCAAGAGCGAGCCGAAGACCGAGGCCCCCGTCCAGGCCCAGCCGCAGGGCGAGGCCAAGGGCGACGCGGGCGACGGCGAGGGCCGCCGCCGCGACCGCCGCGACCGCGGCGAGCGCGGCCGTGACCGCGACCGCCGGGGCAAGGGCGACGACCAGCAGGGCCAGGGCGGCCAGCAGCGCCAGCAGGGCCAGCAGCAGGGCGGCGGCCGCCAGGACCGGGGCGCCGGTCCGCAGGACGACGACGACTTCGAGGGCGGCCGCCGTGGCCGTCGGGGCCGTTACCGCGACCGTCGGGGCCGTCGTGGCCGTGACGAGATCGGCAGCGAGCCGCAGATCGCCGAGGACGACGTCCTGATCCCGGTCGCGGGCATCCTGGACATCCTCGACAACTACGCCTTCATCCGTACGTCGGGCTACCTGCCGGGTCCGAACGACGTGTACGTCTCCCTCGCCCAGGTCCGCAAGAACGGTCTGCGCAAGGGTGACCACGTCACGGGTGCGGTCCGTCAGCCCAAGGAAGGCGAGCGGCGCGAGAAGTTCAACGCGCTGGTCCGTCTGGACTCCGTCAACGGCATGGCGCCCGAACACGGCCGTGGCCGCCCGGAGTTCAACAAGCTGACCCCGCTGTACCCGCAGGACCGGCTCCGCCTGGAGACCGACCCGGGCGTGCTGACCACCCGCATCATCGACCTCGTGTCGCCGATCGGTAAGGGCCAGCGCGGTCTGATCGTGGCCCCGCCGAAGACCGGCAAGACCATGATCATGCAGGCGATCGCCAACGCGATCACCCACAACAACCCCGAGTGCCACCTGATGGTCGTCCTCGTCGACGAGCGTCCGGAAGAGGTCACCGACATGCAGCGGTCGGTCAAGGGCGAGGTCATCTCCTCGACCTTCGACCGCCCGGCCGAGGACCACACCACGGTCGCGGAGCTGGCGATCGAGCGGGCCAAGCGGCTCGTCGAGCTCGGGCACGACGTGGTCGTCCTGCTGGACTCCATCACGCGTCTGGGCCGTGCCTACAACCTGGCCGCGCCCGCCTCCGGCCGCATCCTGTCCGGTGGTGTCGACTCGACCGCCCTGTACCCGCCCAAGCGCTTCTTCGGCGCCGCGCGGAACATCGAGGACGGTGGCTCGCTCACCATCCTGGCCACGGCTCTGGTCGACACCGGGTCCCGCATGGACGAGGTGATCTTCGAGGAGTTCAAGGGCACGGGCAACGCCGAGCTCAAGCTCGACCGGAAGCTCGCCGACAAGCGGATCTTCCCGGCGGTGGACGTCGACGCGTCCGGTACCCGTAAGGAAGAGATCCTGCTCGGCAACGAGGAGCTCGCCATCGTCTGGAAGCTGCGCCGGGTGCTGCACGCGCTCGACCAGCAGCAGGCGATCGAGCTGCTGCTCGACAAGATGAAGCAGACGAAGTCGAACGCCGAGTTCCTGCTGCAGATCCAGAAGACGACGCCGATGCCCGGGAACGGTGACTAG
- a CDS encoding trypsin-like serine protease, with amino-acid sequence MSGRGRHKRRIRIALPVAAAGVVAAVAAALLTSSANAATLPAPTVKPAMSSPSSAELERRIEGALAGDDTVGRTTTKSSLSASTSSSSVSPYIIGGTDTTITSAPWMAQLWYYDDKGTADESDDIGFFCGGAVVAPTKILTAAHCVRNYNWYANGAIVTGTSQLPTTVTNADGSQSTDLHGGTVTGVWRQWNHPSYSATTFDNDIAVLTLPVAIKATPIRMTTAGDTASYAAGTSAKLYGWGRTSSTSQDISETLKTATLPIQSDTTCANYHGVDFVKGHMVCAGNPASGSDTGTTAACNGDSGGPLVVNNRIVGVVSWGVTDCVEAGSYSVFNKVSTYVGAAYPRIDDTNLSGDHRADLWVRNASTKTGYEKDSGGTYFAARQSWGYWGAYNVVLQTDLDRDGYQDLIARRSSDGDVFWIHYVQSSGSWATKQIADNWKTRTRIVVPGDVTGDYKPDLLSVDSSGVLWIYPGRGDGSFASRVQVGSGWNQYNFVRGHGDFTGDGKADLLVRNASTGYVYLYRGTGTAGTGAFSARIKVRTWGSYTGFDAVGDVTGDGKADFLARNSSGTLLLYPGTGKASSEIFATPISVGTDFKQYDIFG; translated from the coding sequence ATGTCCGGCCGCGGTCGTCACAAGCGCCGGATACGCATCGCCCTGCCAGTCGCTGCGGCGGGTGTCGTCGCGGCCGTCGCCGCCGCCCTGCTGACCTCGTCCGCGAACGCCGCCACCCTGCCGGCACCGACGGTGAAGCCCGCCATGAGCTCACCGTCCTCGGCCGAGCTGGAGCGGCGCATCGAGGGCGCTCTCGCCGGTGACGACACCGTGGGGCGGACGACCACGAAGTCGTCCCTGAGCGCGAGCACCAGCAGCTCCTCGGTCAGCCCGTACATCATCGGCGGGACCGACACGACGATCACCTCGGCGCCGTGGATGGCCCAGCTCTGGTACTACGACGACAAAGGCACCGCCGACGAGAGCGACGACATCGGCTTCTTCTGCGGAGGTGCCGTCGTCGCGCCGACGAAGATCCTCACCGCCGCGCACTGCGTCAGGAACTACAACTGGTACGCCAACGGCGCGATCGTCACCGGCACCTCGCAGCTGCCGACCACGGTCACGAACGCCGACGGCAGTCAGAGCACGGACCTGCACGGCGGCACCGTCACCGGCGTGTGGCGGCAGTGGAACCACCCCTCGTACAGCGCGACGACGTTCGACAACGACATCGCCGTGCTGACCCTGCCGGTCGCGATCAAGGCCACGCCGATCCGCATGACGACTGCCGGCGACACCGCCTCCTACGCTGCCGGCACCAGCGCCAAGCTCTACGGCTGGGGCCGCACCAGCTCCACCAGCCAGGACATCTCCGAGACGCTGAAGACGGCCACGCTGCCCATCCAGTCCGACACCACCTGCGCGAACTACCACGGCGTCGACTTCGTCAAGGGCCACATGGTCTGCGCGGGCAATCCCGCCAGCGGCAGCGACACGGGCACCACAGCCGCCTGCAACGGTGACTCCGGCGGCCCGCTGGTCGTGAACAACCGGATCGTCGGAGTCGTCTCCTGGGGTGTGACGGACTGCGTCGAGGCGGGCTCGTACAGCGTCTTCAACAAGGTCTCCACGTACGTCGGCGCCGCGTACCCGCGCATCGACGACACCAACCTCAGCGGCGACCACCGAGCCGACCTGTGGGTGCGCAACGCCTCCACCAAGACCGGCTACGAGAAGGACTCCGGGGGCACCTACTTCGCCGCCCGCCAGTCCTGGGGCTACTGGGGTGCCTACAACGTCGTCCTGCAGACCGACCTCGACCGTGACGGCTACCAGGACCTGATCGCCCGCCGCAGCTCCGACGGGGACGTCTTCTGGATCCACTACGTGCAGTCCAGCGGCAGCTGGGCGACGAAGCAGATCGCCGACAACTGGAAGACCCGCACCCGCATCGTCGTCCCCGGTGACGTCACCGGCGACTACAAGCCCGACCTGCTCTCGGTCGACTCGTCCGGCGTCCTGTGGATCTACCCGGGCCGGGGCGACGGCAGCTTCGCCAGCCGCGTGCAGGTCGGCTCGGGCTGGAACCAGTACAACTTCGTGCGCGGCCACGGCGACTTCACCGGCGACGGCAAGGCCGACCTGCTGGTCCGCAACGCGAGCACCGGCTACGTGTACCTCTACAGGGGCACGGGCACAGCCGGCACGGGAGCCTTCTCCGCCCGGATCAAGGTGCGCACCTGGGGGAGCTACACCGGCTTCGACGCCGTCGGTGACGTCACCGGCGACGGCAAGGCCGACTTCCTGGCCCGCAACAGCAGCGGCACGCTGCTGCTGTATCCGGGCACCGGAAAGGCCTCCAGCGAGATCTTTGCCACACCGATCTCGGTCGGGACGGACTTCAAGCAGTACGACATCTTCGGCTGA